The Pseudomonas sp. Marseille-Q3773 DNA window CGGACAAGGTCCAGCCAGTGGGGATAAAGCTCAGCGCCGACGGCAAGTACGCCTTCGTCGCCCTGGGCCCCGCCAACCATGTGGCGGTGGTCGATGCCAAGACCTTCGAGGTGCTCGACTACCTGCTGGTCGGGCGGCGGGTATGGCAGCTGGCATTCACCCCGGACCAGAGCCAGTTGCTGGCCACCAACGGCGTCAGCGGTGACGTGTCGGTGATCGATGCGAAGAACCTCAAGGTGCTCAAGTCGGTGAAGGTCGGCCGCTACCCCTGGGGCGTGGTGGTGACGCCATGAATACGCTGGAAGTCAGTGACCTGAGCTTTGCCTACGGTCAGCGCCAGGCACTCAGGCACGTCGCGTTCAGCCTGGCGCCGGGGCGCTTCGCTGCGCTGCTGGGCCCCAACGGGGCCGGCAAGTCGACCTTGATCGCCCTGCTCACGCGGCTCTACGACCTGCAGCAGGGCGACATCCGCGTGGGCGGCTGTTCCCTGCGCGATGCCGCACGCCCCGCCTTGCGCCAGTTGGGCGTGGTATTCCAGCAAAGCACCCTGGACCTGGACCTCAGCGTCGAACAGAACCTGCGCTACCACGCCTCGCTGCATGGCCTGTCGCGGCGCCAGGCCAACCTGCGGGTGGACGCCGAACTGGCCCGCCAGGGCCTCGACGAGCGCCGCCGCGAACCAGTCCGGGCATTGAATATCGGCCATCGACGCCGGGTCGAGATTGCCCGCGCGCTGCTGCATGAGCCGCGCCTGCTGTTGCTCGACGAAGCCAGCGTCGGCCTCGACCCGGCCAGCCGCCTGGCGCTCAACCAGCACCTGCGGCTGCTGTGCCGCGAACAACGCCTGAGCGTGCTGTGGACCACCCACCTGCTGGACGAAGTCCAACCCAGCGATGACCTGCTGATCCTGCATCAGGGGCGCCTGGTGGCCAGCGGCACGGCCGCGGCCCTGAGCCAGGCGCACGGCGGTGACCTCGACCACGCCTTCGCCCGCCTGACCAGCGCACCTTCAGGAGCCAACGCCCAATGAACGCCTACTGGCAATGCTTCAACGGCATACTGCTGCGCGAATGCCTGCGTTTCGTCCTGCAGCGCACGCGCTTTCTCAGCGCCCTGGTGCGCCCGCTGCTGTGGCTGCTGGTGTTCGCCGCCGGGTTTCGCGCGGCCCTGGGCATCGCCATCATCGAGCCCTACGACACCTATATCCCCTACGAGGTGTACATCATCCCCGGCCTGG harbors:
- a CDS encoding ABC transporter ATP-binding protein, whose protein sequence is MNTLEVSDLSFAYGQRQALRHVAFSLAPGRFAALLGPNGAGKSTLIALLTRLYDLQQGDIRVGGCSLRDAARPALRQLGVVFQQSTLDLDLSVEQNLRYHASLHGLSRRQANLRVDAELARQGLDERRREPVRALNIGHRRRVEIARALLHEPRLLLLDEASVGLDPASRLALNQHLRLLCREQRLSVLWTTHLLDEVQPSDDLLILHQGRLVASGTAAALSQAHGGDLDHAFARLTSAPSGANAQ